A stretch of the Clostridium fungisolvens genome encodes the following:
- a CDS encoding ribosomal L7Ae/L30e/S12e/Gadd45 family protein, whose product MIDRLLGKKVIGTKQCIKSMKNGEGKTLYIAKDAEQKLVNPIVDLAKEHGVDVKYVNTMKELGRMCGIEVGSAATLMLE is encoded by the coding sequence ATGATAGACAGACTTTTAGGTAAAAAGGTCATAGGCACTAAGCAATGTATCAAATCCATGAAAAATGGAGAAGGAAAAACGCTTTATATAGCTAAAGATGCTGAACAAAAGCTAGTTAATCCAATAGTGGATTTGGCTAAAGAACATGGTGTTGATGTAAAGTATGTTAATACAATGAAGGAACTTGGTCGTATGTGTGGTATAGAAGTAGGTTCTGCTGCTACACTTATGCTAGAGTAA
- the rpoC gene encoding DNA-directed RNA polymerase subunit beta' — protein MFELNNFDALQIGLASPEQIREWSRGEVKKPETINYRTLKPERDGLFCERIFGPQKDWECHCGKYKRVRYKGIVCDRCGVEVTKAKVRRERMGHIELAAPVSHIWYFKGIPSRMGLILDMSPRALEKVLYFASYIVIDPKETPLLKKQLLNEKEYREAVDKYGEESFVAGMGAEAVKDLLAEIDLERSSVELKEELKTSTGQKRVRVIRRLEVIESFRKSGNYPEWMIVDVIPVIPPDLRPMVQLDGGRFATSDLNDLYRRVINRNNRLKKLLDLGAPDIIVRNEKRMLQEAVDALIDNGRRGRPVTGPGNRPLKSLSDMLKGKQGRFRQNLLGKRVDYSGRSVIVVGPELKMYQCGLPKEMALELFKPFVMKKLVQDGVAHNIKSAKRMVERVMPQVWDVLEDVIADHPVLLNRAPTLHRLGIQAFQPVLVEGRAIKLHPLVCTAYNADFDGDQMAVHVPLSVEAQAEARFLMLAAGNILKPSDGKPVSVPTQDMVLGSYYLTMDKDGALGEGRHFASVEEALMAYQVKEIEIHAKIFVRMTKVVDGVKKSGSIYTTIGKIIFNESIPQDLGFVDRTNPADEFNLEVDFLITKKSLGKIIDACYMVHGPTKTSVMLDKIKAQGYHYSTIGAVTVAASDMIVPDAKYELLRETDETIEKIEKMYRRGFISEEERYERVIEKWTKTTEEVANALMDSLDKFNPIFMMADSGARGSKSQIKQLAGMRGLMASPSGKIIELPIRASFREGLDVSEYFISTHGARKGNADTALKTADSGYLTRRLVDVSQDVIVRHEDCGTEEGLYVSEIKDGNEIIETIKERIVGRYIAEDIINPATKELIVPAQTYIENDMADKIVAAGVNKIKIRSVFTCKAKVGVCARCYGMNMATAQKINIGEAVGIVAAQSIGEPGTQLTMRTFHTGGVVGADITQGLPRVEELFEARKPKGLAIVSEISGTARVEETKKKRTVIITSNEGEEYSYDIPFGSRLKVSDGSVVEAGDEVTEGSVNPHDVMAIKGVDGARQYLLNEVQKVYRLQGVDINDKHLEVVVRQMTRKVKITESGDTELLPGTLIDMFDFDGENERVQAFGGELAQGEKVLLGITKAALATDSFLSAASFQETTRVLTDAAIKGKIDPLLGLKENVIIGKLIPAGTGMMRYRSVKLSTESSLAEKETANALEE, from the coding sequence TTGTTTGAGTTAAATAATTTTGACGCTTTACAAATAGGATTGGCATCTCCAGAACAGATAAGAGAATGGTCTAGAGGTGAAGTAAAAAAACCTGAAACTATAAATTACAGAACACTAAAGCCAGAAAGAGATGGTTTGTTCTGTGAAAGAATATTTGGACCACAAAAAGACTGGGAATGTCATTGTGGTAAGTATAAGAGAGTTAGATATAAAGGTATTGTTTGTGATAGATGTGGTGTTGAAGTTACCAAAGCTAAGGTTAGAAGAGAGAGAATGGGGCATATAGAACTGGCTGCCCCAGTATCTCACATTTGGTACTTTAAAGGAATTCCATCTAGAATGGGATTAATACTTGATATGTCCCCAAGAGCATTAGAAAAAGTTTTATACTTTGCATCTTATATAGTTATAGATCCAAAGGAAACACCTTTATTAAAGAAACAGCTTTTAAATGAAAAAGAATATAGAGAAGCTGTAGATAAATACGGTGAAGAAAGCTTTGTTGCTGGAATGGGTGCTGAAGCAGTTAAGGATTTATTAGCTGAGATTGATTTGGAAAGATCATCAGTTGAGCTAAAAGAAGAATTAAAAACAAGCACTGGACAAAAAAGAGTTAGAGTTATAAGAAGACTTGAAGTTATAGAATCATTCAGAAAATCAGGAAATTATCCTGAATGGATGATTGTTGATGTAATTCCAGTTATACCTCCAGATTTAAGACCAATGGTTCAACTAGATGGAGGAAGATTTGCAACATCTGACTTAAATGATCTTTACAGAAGAGTTATAAACAGAAATAACAGACTTAAGAAGTTGTTAGATCTTGGAGCTCCTGACATAATCGTTAGAAATGAAAAGAGAATGCTTCAAGAAGCTGTTGATGCTTTAATAGATAACGGTAGAAGAGGAAGACCAGTAACTGGTCCTGGAAACAGACCTCTAAAATCTCTATCAGATATGCTTAAAGGTAAGCAAGGTAGATTTAGACAAAATCTACTTGGTAAGAGAGTTGACTACTCAGGAAGATCTGTTATAGTTGTAGGACCTGAACTTAAGATGTACCAATGCGGACTTCCTAAGGAAATGGCTCTAGAATTATTTAAGCCTTTTGTAATGAAGAAGCTAGTTCAAGATGGAGTAGCTCACAATATAAAGAGTGCAAAGAGAATGGTAGAAAGAGTAATGCCTCAAGTATGGGATGTACTTGAAGATGTAATTGCTGATCATCCTGTGTTACTTAACCGTGCTCCTACTCTTCATAGACTTGGAATTCAAGCTTTCCAACCTGTACTTGTAGAAGGTAGAGCTATAAAGCTTCACCCACTTGTATGTACAGCATATAATGCGGACTTTGATGGAGACCAAATGGCTGTCCATGTTCCGTTATCAGTGGAAGCTCAAGCTGAAGCAAGATTCTTAATGCTTGCTGCTGGAAACATACTTAAGCCATCAGATGGTAAACCAGTATCTGTACCTACACAGGATATGGTTCTAGGATCATACTATCTAACAATGGATAAGGATGGAGCTCTAGGAGAAGGTAGACATTTTGCATCAGTTGAAGAAGCTTTAATGGCTTACCAAGTTAAAGAAATAGAGATTCATGCAAAGATATTTGTAAGAATGACTAAGGTTGTGGATGGAGTTAAAAAATCCGGTAGTATTTATACTACTATTGGTAAAATAATATTTAACGAATCTATACCTCAAGATTTAGGATTTGTTGATAGAACTAACCCAGCTGATGAATTTAACCTAGAGGTTGATTTCCTGATAACAAAGAAATCATTAGGAAAAATTATAGATGCTTGTTATATGGTTCATGGTCCAACAAAGACATCTGTTATGCTTGATAAGATAAAGGCACAAGGATATCACTATTCAACAATAGGTGCTGTAACAGTAGCAGCATCAGATATGATAGTACCAGATGCTAAGTATGAACTATTAAGAGAAACAGATGAAACTATTGAAAAGATAGAAAAGATGTATAGAAGAGGATTCATATCTGAAGAAGAAAGATATGAAAGAGTTATAGAAAAATGGACTAAGACAACTGAAGAAGTTGCGAATGCACTTATGGATAGTTTGGATAAATTTAATCCAATATTCATGATGGCGGACTCAGGAGCCAGAGGATCTAAATCTCAGATTAAGCAGCTTGCTGGTATGAGAGGTCTTATGGCAAGTCCATCAGGTAAAATTATAGAATTACCAATCAGAGCTTCCTTTAGAGAAGGTCTAGACGTATCAGAATACTTTATATCCACTCACGGTGCTAGAAAAGGTAATGCCGATACAGCTCTTAAGACTGCTGACTCAGGATACCTAACAAGAAGACTTGTTGACGTAAGCCAAGATGTTATAGTAAGACATGAGGACTGTGGCACTGAAGAAGGTTTATATGTAAGTGAGATAAAAGATGGTAATGAAATAATTGAAACCATTAAAGAAAGAATTGTCGGAAGATATATAGCAGAAGATATAATTAATCCAGCAACTAAAGAACTTATAGTTCCTGCACAAACTTATATAGAAAATGATATGGCAGATAAGATTGTTGCAGCTGGAGTTAATAAAATAAAGATTAGATCTGTATTTACATGTAAAGCTAAGGTTGGAGTTTGCGCTAGATGTTATGGTATGAACATGGCAACTGCACAAAAGATCAACATTGGTGAAGCTGTAGGTATAGTAGCAGCTCAATCAATAGGTGAGCCTGGTACACAGCTTACAATGAGAACATTCCATACTGGTGGAGTTGTTGGAGCAGATATAACTCAAGGTCTTCCTAGAGTTGAAGAATTGTTCGAAGCAAGAAAGCCAAAGGGATTAGCAATAGTAAGTGAAATATCAGGTACAGCAAGAGTAGAAGAAACAAAGAAGAAGAGAACTGTTATAATAACTTCAAATGAAGGTGAAGAATATAGCTACGATATACCATTCGGATCAAGACTTAAAGTTTCAGATGGAAGCGTAGTAGAAGCCGGTGATGAAGTTACAGAAGGTTCAGTAAACCCACATGATGTTATGGCAATTAAAGGTGTGGATGGAGCTAGACAATATCTTCTAAATGAAGTTCAAAAGGTTTATAGACTACAAGGTGTTGATATCAATGATAAGCATCTAGAAGTAGTTGTTAGACAGATGACAAGAAAAGTTAAAATTACTGAATCTGGAGATACTGAACTTCTTCCAGGTACATTAATAGATATGTTTGATTTTGATGGTGAAAATGAAAGAGTTCAAGCTTTTGGAGGAGAATTAGCTCAAGGTGAGAAAGTTCTTCTTGGTATTACAAAAGCAGCTCTTGCAACAGACAGCTTCTTATCTGCTGCATCATTCCAAGAAACTACTAGAGTTTTAACTGATGCTGCGATAAAGGGTAAGATTGATCCATTACTTGGATTAAAGGAAAATGTAATAATTGGTAAACTTATTCCTGCTGGTACCGGTATGATGAGGTACAGGTCAGTAAAATTGAGCACAGAAAGCAGTTTAGCTGAAAAAGAGACTGCAAATGCTCTGGAAGAGTAG
- the rpsL gene encoding 30S ribosomal protein S12, producing MPTISQLVRKGRKTLATKSTAPALKECPQKRGVCTVVKTTTPKKPNSALRKIARVRLTNGYEVTAYIPGVGHNLQEHSVVLIRGGRVKDLPGVRYHIVRGALDSAGVANRMQSRSKYGAKRPKQK from the coding sequence ATGCCAACTATAAGCCAATTAGTAAGAAAAGGCAGAAAGACACTAGCAACCAAATCAACTGCACCAGCACTAAAGGAATGTCCTCAAAAGAGAGGAGTTTGTACTGTAGTTAAAACTACTACTCCAAAGAAGCCTAACTCAGCGCTTAGAAAAATTGCAAGAGTTAGATTAACTAATGGATATGAAGTTACAGCTTACATCCCAGGTGTTGGGCACAACTTACAAGAGCACAGCGTTGTTCTTATAAGAGGTGGAAGAGTTAAGGATCTTCCTGGTGTTAGATACCACATAGTAAGAGGAGCATTAGACTCTGCTGGAGTAGCTAACAGAATGCAGTCAAGATCAAAATATGGTGCTAAGAGACCAAAGCAAAAATAA
- the rpsG gene encoding 30S ribosomal protein S7 produces the protein MPRKGHIAKRDVLADPVYNSKVVTKLINSVMEDGKKGVAQKICYDAFEIMAQRTGKEAIEVFETAMNNIMPLLEVKARRIGGANYQVPIEVRPERRQTLALRWLLAASNNRGEKYMRERLANELLDAANNTGAAVKKREDMHRMAEANKAFAHYRY, from the coding sequence GTGCCAAGAAAAGGACATATTGCAAAGAGAGATGTATTAGCAGATCCAGTTTACAACTCAAAGGTTGTTACTAAGCTAATAAACAGTGTTATGGAAGATGGTAAAAAAGGAGTAGCACAAAAAATATGCTACGATGCATTTGAAATCATGGCTCAAAGAACAGGCAAGGAAGCTATTGAAGTTTTCGAAACAGCTATGAACAACATCATGCCATTACTTGAAGTAAAGGCTAGAAGAATAGGTGGAGCAAACTACCAAGTTCCGATAGAAGTTAGACCTGAAAGAAGACAGACTCTAGCACTTAGATGGTTACTTGCAGCTTCAAATAACAGAGGCGAAAAGTACATGAGAGAAAGATTAGCTAACGAGCTTTTAGACGCGGCTAATAATACTGGAGCAGCTGTTAAGAAGAGAGAAGATATGCATAGAATGGCTGAGGCTAATAAAGCATTCGCTCATTACAGATACTAA